From the genome of Acidobacteriota bacterium, one region includes:
- a CDS encoding J domain-containing protein, producing the protein MGARLGFADVLLRKLADAPPPVVLGRLSEPRIASPSWVHRLEPLRVASATVLHQRYPQPASAAPAAAGIPVEAPPASSRCGAQASSSSRQARPVRIVRRSARERIAIQLLNRLGASIAAGASDADVRSAYRQLVFETHPDRHVARDTRTSDDRTRRFRAVVHAWQMFQDDSATRTA; encoded by the coding sequence ATGGGAGCTCGGCTCGGGTTCGCCGACGTGCTGCTCAGAAAGCTGGCTGACGCGCCGCCTCCGGTGGTGCTCGGCAGGCTGAGCGAGCCGCGCATCGCAAGTCCGTCCTGGGTCCATCGCCTCGAGCCGCTTCGCGTGGCGTCGGCGACAGTCCTCCACCAGCGCTATCCGCAACCGGCGTCTGCAGCGCCTGCGGCGGCGGGGATCCCCGTGGAGGCGCCGCCGGCGTCATCGCGATGCGGCGCGCAGGCGTCATCGTCGTCGCGTCAGGCGCGTCCCGTGCGCATCGTCAGGCGCAGCGCGCGGGAGCGGATTGCGATCCAGCTTCTGAACCGTCTCGGTGCGTCAATCGCGGCAGGAGCCTCGGACGCGGACGTCCGCAGCGCCTACAGGCAACTCGTGTTCGAGACGCACCCCGATCGTCACGTCGCACGCGATACCCGCACCAGCGACGATCGCACCCGGCGTTTTCGCGCCGTCGTCCACGCGTGGCAGATGTTCCAGGACGACAGCGCGACGCGCACGGCGTAG
- a CDS encoding ABC transporter permease, with amino-acid sequence MRRAIAGRLAFALALVALAFVGAFVLTALAPGDAIDVGLRSTQSVDAERVRLGLDRPVLTRLATRIARLAVLDFGRSIRYDQPVLTLVLQRTATTMQTGAVALVLALVIGIPAGVASSRARRPAVRRAIAAISIALLSIPALVVALVLAVVASSIGLTSWMVMTIALALPAAALIERLQSRAMDAVQVETCLRAARARGVREAAITWRHAWPLSLSAVLGVTGIIAGHLLSGALAIELVTARSGLGLLTYEALMARDVELAAGCAAAAALIVGLATLAADVVQLWVDPRSAA; translated from the coding sequence ATGCGCCGCGCGATCGCCGGACGACTCGCCTTCGCGCTCGCGCTCGTGGCGCTCGCGTTCGTGGGTGCGTTCGTGCTCACGGCGCTGGCGCCAGGCGATGCGATCGACGTCGGGCTGCGATCGACGCAATCTGTCGATGCCGAGCGCGTCCGCCTCGGACTCGACAGGCCCGTCCTCACGCGACTCGCGACGCGGATCGCGCGGCTGGCTGTGCTCGACTTCGGCCGATCCATCCGCTACGACCAGCCCGTGCTCACGCTCGTCCTCCAGCGGACCGCCACGACGATGCAGACGGGGGCGGTGGCGCTGGTGCTGGCACTCGTGATCGGGATTCCCGCGGGTGTGGCCAGCAGTCGCGCACGACGGCCCGCCGTGCGTCGTGCGATCGCGGCGATCTCGATCGCGCTGCTCTCCATCCCTGCGCTCGTCGTCGCGCTCGTGCTCGCCGTCGTGGCGTCGAGCATCGGACTCACGTCGTGGATGGTGATGACGATCGCGCTGGCGCTGCCGGCGGCGGCACTCATCGAACGCCTGCAGTCGCGCGCGATGGATGCCGTGCAGGTCGAGACATGCCTGCGCGCCGCACGCGCACGCGGCGTGCGGGAAGCGGCCATCACGTGGCGGCACGCGTGGCCGCTGTCGCTGTCTGCCGTGCTCGGCGTGACGGGCATCATCGCCGGACACCTGTTGAGTGGAGCGCTCGCGATCGAGCTGGTCACGGCCAGAAGCGGACTCGGCCTGCTGACGTACGAAGCGCTGATGGCGCGCGATGTGGAGCTCGCGGCCGGTTGCGCCGCGGCCGCTGCGCTCATCGTCGGACTCGCGACGCTCGCGGCCGACGTCGTGCAGCTCTGGGTCGACCCGCGGAGCGCCGCGTGA
- a CDS encoding alkaline phosphatase family protein, with protein MNRRQLLQSLTVAPVAASLTPLTHASSTTSAAAQAGTGTADRVIVISLDGVRTQEMFGGIDVSILQHVIGEKVKASDHALYKTFWRETREARREALMPFIWGTWLKSHASIVGDREAGSVMTLGNTQRFSYPGYAELMTGAPHDDVITSNDNRRYPFETVLQVLRRELGATREQVACFGSWDVFRSIASSVDDAVFVNAGFQAYDSPDPRLQALSAAQFETVPGWNSARYDHYTWQFALDHLKRHQPRVLWIGLDESDDWSHGRNYVRLIEYLHRFDGWLAKLWEQLQTDPTFKGRTALMLVTDHGRGNTTADWNSHGKDTEGAQYVWAAVSAPNWAARGVWAPGHPPASQSQVAATIAAFIGKSAPRGAGAPLRPVSKGKG; from the coding sequence ATGAACAGACGGCAACTCCTCCAGTCCCTGACCGTGGCACCCGTCGCGGCATCGTTGACGCCGTTGACACACGCGTCGTCGACGACGAGCGCTGCCGCGCAGGCAGGTACAGGTACCGCCGACCGGGTGATCGTCATCTCGCTCGACGGCGTGCGCACGCAGGAGATGTTCGGCGGCATCGACGTGAGCATCCTGCAGCACGTGATCGGCGAGAAGGTGAAGGCGTCCGATCACGCGCTGTACAAGACGTTCTGGCGCGAGACACGCGAGGCGCGACGCGAAGCGCTGATGCCGTTCATCTGGGGCACGTGGCTGAAGTCGCACGCGTCGATCGTCGGCGATCGCGAAGCGGGCAGCGTGATGACGCTCGGCAACACGCAACGATTCAGTTACCCGGGCTACGCGGAGCTGATGACGGGCGCGCCGCACGACGACGTCATCACCAGCAACGACAACAGGCGGTATCCCTTCGAGACGGTGCTGCAGGTCCTGCGGCGGGAACTCGGCGCCACGCGCGAGCAGGTGGCGTGCTTCGGCTCGTGGGACGTGTTCAGGTCGATCGCCTCGTCTGTCGACGATGCCGTGTTCGTGAACGCCGGGTTCCAGGCGTACGACTCGCCGGATCCGCGGCTGCAGGCGCTGAGCGCGGCGCAGTTCGAGACCGTGCCCGGCTGGAACTCGGCGCGCTACGACCACTACACGTGGCAGTTCGCGCTCGATCACCTGAAGCGGCACCAGCCGCGCGTGTTGTGGATCGGGCTCGACGAATCCGACGACTGGTCGCACGGCCGGAACTACGTGCGGTTGATCGAGTACCTGCACCGCTTCGACGGCTGGCTGGCAAAGCTGTGGGAGCAGCTGCAGACGGACCCGACGTTCAAGGGGCGGACGGCGCTGATGCTGGTGACCGACCATGGTCGCGGCAACACGACCGCCGACTGGAACAGCCACGGCAAGGACACCGAGGGCGCGCAGTACGTGTGGGCGGCGGTGTCTGCGCCGAACTGGGCGGCGCGCGGTGTGTGGGCGCCGGGACATCCGCCGGCATCGCAGAGTCAGGTCGCGGCGACGATAGCAGCGTTCATCGGGAAGAGCGCGCCCCGAGGGGCGGGCGCGCCACTGAGACCGGTGTCAAAGGGGAAAGGGTAA
- a CDS encoding sigma 54-interacting transcriptional regulator encodes MLHAASLPDATRDVIEAELLRQAGAVSAASAQLGTYAVDSPDAALRVFALRVKGELFGSSGRVADALDTLGRVLVEGEAAQEHEQVALAALSRFTLLTSHRGLAESQQAFETAKRAVLKCGDRQLMASLHARVGQAHAQRSLPGVAVPELLSALALLEPEPNGAIETFVCLALSGAEYLLARNVDAARWARTAYETASVHGLQSLQAAAQANLAFLECRRGHFDKARTLASTALDAVPRVSLARGALLDTLANVALETGGIQEAEPHVREIDAIVSELSGTTILLVDSASVRSRFAVASGNMQGAIELLTAAQQAADDRGDLANWAKLRLLCAEVLCATGNSARADLDVVDVVERLQHPSAEIVGLLARVRAVLAADRGDRKRWYSEHGRAIRIFLASGDRCSAKQTARIRASVPANHWPPLGLPSTRRHRLHFELAESLAYVCALLPQPALAASETIHLLRRMKVIVDGRVIQSRTLSPDSPYAIAFGAVGDETVTLELQPKLDPTSRETIAQVFGMIGTAIAALRSGQESKKRVLSWELDVAPEGKVGLYISTEMRKLLSTIKRVAPTDLPVLIAGETGTGKEIVAQEVHELSKRSQRRFIAFNVSAVPRDMLEGQLFGYRRGAFTGAVADNKGLIREAEGGTLFIDEIGELDADLQPKLLRFLESGEIQPLGERPQHVDVRIVAATNARLEELVRAGRFREDLFYRLNVVSLTIPPLRERREEIPTLVNHFLTMHAKQAGKPIPQLTPKALECLSAYEWPGNVRQLTNELKRVVALSEDDELVDVTHLAPNVRTSTPTLPPTHGDRSYCSVWLDRPLQQIHDDIERAAITRAMERNGNNQVAVAAALGITRKGLYLKRQRLELATPP; translated from the coding sequence ATGTTGCATGCCGCATCTCTTCCTGATGCGACACGCGACGTCATCGAGGCTGAGTTGTTGCGACAGGCTGGCGCTGTGTCAGCCGCTTCTGCACAGCTCGGGACCTATGCCGTTGACTCGCCTGACGCAGCGTTGCGAGTGTTTGCTCTGCGCGTCAAGGGTGAACTGTTCGGCTCATCTGGTCGCGTAGCAGACGCACTCGATACGCTGGGGCGAGTGCTGGTGGAAGGAGAGGCTGCACAGGAGCACGAGCAGGTTGCTCTCGCGGCGCTCTCGCGTTTTACACTGCTAACGAGCCACCGCGGACTCGCTGAGAGCCAGCAGGCCTTCGAAACAGCCAAACGCGCCGTACTGAAGTGCGGAGACCGCCAACTGATGGCGTCGCTGCATGCTCGCGTTGGGCAGGCTCATGCGCAGCGAAGCCTTCCGGGCGTCGCTGTTCCTGAACTGCTCTCCGCACTGGCCCTGCTGGAACCAGAGCCAAACGGCGCCATCGAGACGTTCGTTTGCTTAGCGCTTTCTGGTGCAGAGTATCTGCTCGCGCGGAACGTAGACGCCGCTCGTTGGGCTCGCACCGCTTATGAGACGGCTTCAGTACATGGGCTTCAATCTCTTCAAGCTGCTGCACAAGCCAATCTAGCGTTTCTTGAGTGTCGTCGCGGCCACTTCGACAAAGCTAGAACACTGGCTTCGACTGCACTAGATGCTGTTCCGAGAGTATCGCTAGCGCGTGGAGCGCTCCTTGATACGCTCGCCAACGTCGCGCTGGAGACGGGAGGTATCCAGGAGGCAGAGCCACACGTCCGAGAGATCGACGCGATTGTCTCTGAGCTCAGCGGGACTACCATCCTTCTGGTTGACTCGGCCTCGGTTCGTAGCAGATTTGCCGTTGCATCCGGAAACATGCAGGGTGCGATTGAGCTGCTGACTGCCGCACAACAGGCAGCAGATGACCGCGGTGATCTAGCAAACTGGGCCAAACTCAGGCTGCTTTGTGCGGAAGTGCTTTGTGCGACAGGAAACAGCGCACGCGCCGACCTCGACGTTGTGGATGTCGTTGAGCGCCTGCAACACCCCAGTGCCGAAATTGTCGGTCTGCTGGCTCGCGTACGTGCGGTATTGGCGGCTGATCGAGGGGATCGAAAGCGCTGGTACAGTGAGCACGGAAGGGCTATTCGGATTTTCCTCGCGTCCGGCGATCGATGTAGCGCAAAGCAGACAGCGAGAATCAGGGCTTCCGTGCCCGCCAACCACTGGCCGCCGTTGGGGCTGCCATCTACCAGAAGGCACAGACTGCATTTCGAACTCGCCGAATCATTGGCATACGTGTGCGCGCTTCTTCCGCAGCCAGCGCTCGCCGCATCTGAGACCATCCACTTGCTTCGAAGAATGAAGGTGATCGTTGACGGACGCGTAATCCAGTCGCGAACACTGTCGCCGGATTCTCCTTATGCAATTGCGTTTGGCGCCGTCGGAGACGAGACCGTCACGTTAGAGCTGCAGCCCAAGCTCGATCCCACCTCGCGCGAAACTATTGCACAAGTCTTCGGCATGATCGGAACAGCGATCGCGGCCCTGCGATCTGGGCAGGAGTCCAAGAAGCGTGTGCTTTCCTGGGAGCTTGATGTCGCTCCAGAGGGCAAGGTGGGTCTCTACATCTCGACAGAGATGAGGAAACTACTTTCAACGATCAAGCGCGTCGCTCCAACTGATCTGCCCGTGCTCATCGCAGGTGAGACGGGGACGGGGAAGGAGATCGTCGCGCAGGAGGTTCATGAGCTTTCGAAGCGGTCGCAGCGGCGGTTCATCGCGTTCAACGTGTCGGCCGTGCCGCGCGACATGCTGGAGGGGCAGCTCTTTGGCTACCGGCGGGGCGCGTTCACTGGCGCCGTCGCCGACAACAAGGGGCTGATCCGCGAGGCCGAGGGCGGCACGCTGTTCATCGACGAGATCGGCGAGCTCGACGCCGACCTGCAGCCCAAGCTGCTGCGCTTCCTCGAAAGTGGCGAGATCCAGCCGCTCGGCGAACGGCCCCAGCACGTCGACGTCCGCATCGTGGCGGCCACCAACGCGCGCCTCGAGGAGCTCGTTCGCGCCGGTCGTTTCCGCGAGGACCTCTTCTACCGCCTCAACGTCGTCTCGCTCACCATCCCGCCGCTCCGCGAGCGGCGCGAGGAGATCCCCACGCTCGTCAACCACTTCCTGACGATGCATGCAAAACAGGCGGGGAAGCCGATCCCCCAGCTCACGCCCAAGGCACTCGAGTGCCTGTCTGCTTACGAATGGCCGGGCAACGTGCGGCAGCTCACCAACGAACTGAAGCGCGTCGTCGCCCTCAGCGAAGACGATGAACTGGTGGACGTGACGCACCTCGCACCCAACGTCCGCACGTCGACGCCGACGCTGCCGCCGACGCACGGTGACCGTTCGTACTGCAGCGTCTGGCTCGATCGTCCGCTACAGCAGATTCACGACGACATCGAACGCGCAGCGATCACTCGCGCGATGGAACGCAACGGCAACAACCAGGTCGCCGTCGCCGCAGCCCTCGGCATCACGCGCAAGGGCCTCTACCTGAAACGCCAGCGCCTGGAACTCGCCACGCCCCCATAG
- a CDS encoding ABC transporter substrate-binding protein, with amino-acid sequence MKRLAGVLLLLALIVAGLVWLRTAPARQADTTFELVATLRAEPRTLNRLLAADRAALVVSQLIHEPLVRVNHTTQDLEPALASAWTLSDDGRRFTVTLRPDAHFSDGSPVTAGDVVFSVETAADTRIGSVVADNLLVDGAPVVVRAIDAHTVAIEYPTPFGPGLRPLHGVPILPRARYEGLVSDGSLSNAWTADAPPAGMVSAGPFVLERHEPGVALHLARNPHYWRRAGDGARLPRAARLRFDIVPSQDAEMLRLRDGQADVVTAELRPDDLPEARALAAQGRLQLFELGPSLDTDMLWFNLGPHAPGGEKRAWLKARALREAISHAVDRTAFINAVYRGAAVQVSSMITPGNRAWHADTLAPRPYSLDMAATLLDSIGVRDRNGDGMREDVYNAPARFTLLVQQGHTIRQRAALVLQESLSKVGLQVEIASLDARGLQERLRQGTYEAMYHGLPGSDTDPSGLMEFWLSSGAFHLWNPGQATPATPWEAEIDRLMTSQLSITDVNERRALVLQAQQVLDTELPVIVFAAPNVTVATSGRLEHVSPGLLSPTVLWNAAAIGVR; translated from the coding sequence ATGAAGCGTCTTGCCGGCGTCCTCCTGCTTCTCGCCCTCATCGTCGCCGGCCTCGTGTGGCTGCGTACCGCTCCCGCGCGGCAGGCCGACACGACGTTCGAACTCGTGGCCACACTCCGCGCCGAACCGCGTACGCTCAACAGGCTGCTCGCCGCCGACCGCGCCGCCCTCGTCGTCAGCCAACTCATCCACGAGCCGCTGGTCCGCGTGAATCACACGACGCAGGATCTGGAACCCGCCCTGGCCTCGGCATGGACCCTGTCCGACGATGGCCGGCGATTCACGGTGACGCTGCGACCAGATGCGCACTTCTCCGACGGCTCGCCCGTCACGGCAGGCGATGTGGTGTTCTCGGTGGAGACCGCTGCCGACACGCGCATCGGCAGCGTCGTGGCCGACAACCTCCTCGTGGATGGTGCTCCTGTGGTGGTGCGGGCGATCGACGCGCACACCGTCGCGATCGAGTACCCCACGCCGTTCGGGCCGGGACTCCGCCCCCTTCACGGCGTACCGATCCTGCCGCGCGCGCGCTATGAGGGGTTGGTCAGCGACGGCTCTCTCTCGAACGCGTGGACGGCAGACGCCCCGCCGGCGGGGATGGTGAGCGCCGGGCCGTTCGTCCTCGAACGCCACGAGCCAGGCGTGGCCCTCCACCTCGCACGCAATCCGCACTACTGGCGTCGCGCCGGCGATGGCGCGCGGCTGCCGCGCGCCGCACGTCTCCGCTTCGACATCGTCCCGTCGCAGGATGCGGAGATGCTGCGTCTGCGCGACGGCCAGGCGGATGTCGTCACCGCCGAGTTGCGCCCCGACGATCTGCCTGAAGCACGCGCGCTCGCCGCACAGGGCCGGCTGCAACTCTTCGAGCTCGGCCCTTCGCTCGACACCGACATGCTCTGGTTCAACCTCGGGCCGCACGCACCTGGTGGCGAGAAGCGCGCGTGGCTGAAGGCCCGGGCGCTGCGAGAGGCGATTTCGCATGCCGTCGATCGCACGGCGTTCATCAACGCGGTCTACAGGGGCGCAGCGGTGCAGGTGTCGAGCATGATCACGCCCGGCAATCGCGCCTGGCACGCAGATACGCTCGCGCCGCGACCGTATTCGCTCGACATGGCGGCCACGCTGCTGGACTCGATCGGCGTCCGCGATCGCAACGGCGACGGCATGCGCGAAGACGTCTACAACGCACCGGCGCGCTTCACGCTGCTCGTGCAGCAGGGCCACACGATTCGCCAGCGTGCTGCACTGGTCCTCCAGGAGTCGCTCTCGAAGGTCGGCCTGCAGGTGGAGATCGCCAGCCTCGACGCACGCGGATTGCAGGAGCGCCTGCGGCAGGGTACGTACGAGGCGATGTACCACGGCCTGCCCGGATCGGACACGGACCCGTCGGGCCTGATGGAGTTCTGGCTGTCGTCGGGCGCGTTCCATCTCTGGAATCCCGGACAAGCCACTCCGGCCACGCCGTGGGAGGCCGAGATCGATCGCCTGATGACGAGTCAGCTTTCAATTACCGATGTGAACGAGCGCCGTGCACTGGTCCTGCAGGCGCAGCAGGTGCTCGACACGGAGCTGCCGGTAATAGTGTTCGCCGCGCCGAACGTGACGGTGGCCACGAGCGGACGACTGGAGCACGTGTCGCCAGGGCTGCTGTCGCCGACCGTGCTCTGGAACGCCGCCGCGATCGGCGTGCGGTGA
- a CDS encoding alpha-L-fucosidase — protein sequence MRLFPIFATAACCLLVLAMPASAGAQAPVPPVPSVAQLQWQRMEFTAFVHFGPNAFTGVEWGSGREQPTVFNPTALDARQWARTFKAAGMKGVIVTAKHHDGFCLWPTKESTHTVAASPWRDGKGDLLRELSDAARAEGLKFGVYLSPWDRNHPTYGTPEYNDVFVRMLEDVLSNYGEIFEVWFDGANGEGPNGKRQVYDWPRFHAVVRRLQPNAVIFSDAGPDVRWIGNERGEAPLTNWAMLDRDRYQPGTPLSMDLPEGSALGRFYVPGECDVSIRPGWFWRAAENTRVKSPRALLRLYETSVGRNCTLLLNVPPDDRGLIHDNDVKALAGMRAFVDRVYGSSLVPSGATAGASSAERGHAASAVLDADLDSFWAPAGSTETGAVTVDLGTPVTFDRVRLQEYVAQGQRVSLFEIEAWLNGAWTRIANGTTIGHTRIVATDVTTTSRVRVTIHDARGVPLIASLSLHDSTKAAPAAAEAH from the coding sequence ATGCGTCTGTTCCCGATTTTCGCGACGGCCGCCTGTTGTCTGCTGGTCCTGGCGATGCCGGCATCCGCCGGCGCGCAGGCGCCGGTGCCGCCCGTGCCTTCCGTCGCGCAACTCCAGTGGCAGCGGATGGAGTTCACGGCGTTCGTCCACTTCGGCCCCAACGCCTTCACCGGCGTCGAGTGGGGCTCGGGGCGCGAGCAGCCCACCGTCTTCAACCCGACAGCGCTCGACGCCCGGCAGTGGGCGCGCACCTTCAAGGCCGCAGGCATGAAGGGCGTGATCGTGACGGCGAAGCATCACGACGGGTTCTGCCTGTGGCCCACGAAGGAGTCGACGCACACGGTGGCCGCGAGTCCGTGGCGCGACGGCAAGGGCGACCTGCTCCGCGAGTTGTCCGATGCGGCGCGCGCCGAAGGCCTGAAGTTCGGCGTGTACCTCTCGCCGTGGGATCGCAATCACCCGACATACGGCACGCCGGAATACAACGACGTCTTCGTGCGCATGCTCGAAGACGTGCTGTCCAACTACGGCGAGATCTTCGAGGTGTGGTTCGACGGCGCCAACGGTGAAGGTCCCAACGGCAAGCGTCAGGTGTACGATTGGCCGCGCTTCCACGCCGTGGTGCGGCGCCTGCAGCCGAACGCGGTGATCTTCAGCGACGCCGGACCCGACGTCCGGTGGATCGGCAACGAGCGCGGCGAAGCGCCGCTCACCAACTGGGCGATGCTCGATCGCGATCGCTATCAGCCAGGCACGCCGCTCAGCATGGACCTGCCAGAGGGGTCGGCGCTCGGGCGGTTCTACGTGCCGGGCGAGTGCGACGTGTCGATTCGCCCGGGCTGGTTCTGGCGCGCGGCGGAGAACACGCGCGTGAAGTCACCGCGCGCGTTGCTGCGGTTGTACGAGACGTCCGTCGGACGCAACTGCACGCTGCTCCTCAACGTGCCGCCAGACGATCGCGGTCTCATCCACGACAACGACGTGAAGGCGCTCGCGGGCATGCGCGCGTTCGTCGATCGCGTGTACGGGTCGTCGCTGGTGCCATCGGGAGCCACGGCGGGGGCCTCGTCTGCGGAGCGAGGGCATGCGGCGTCGGCGGTGCTCGATGCCGATCTCGACTCGTTCTGGGCGCCGGCCGGATCGACCGAGACAGGTGCGGTGACGGTGGACCTCGGCACGCCCGTCACCTTCGATCGCGTGCGGCTGCAGGAGTACGTGGCGCAGGGACAGCGCGTCTCGCTGTTCGAGATCGAAGCCTGGCTGAACGGCGCCTGGACGCGTATCGCCAACGGCACCACCATCGGCCACACCCGCATCGTCGCCACCGACGTCACGACGACGTCACGCGTGCGGGTGACGATCCATGACGCGCGCGGCGTACCGCTCATCGCGTCGCTGTCGCTTCACGATTCCACGAAAGCCGCGCCTGCCGCGGCGGAGGCTCACTGA
- a CDS encoding S8 family peptidase: MFSLRSTLPSPIQRTVVWVSIAFLMLVLSSPLHAQGHRARLSRGLVDKVGAGAARGVIVSGTPAQIRDLAARHGLVVEKVLETGAVLRVDRAGLSRLASDPGVPAVAEDAPVAAHMATEVQALGADQAWRGAFGLPGVDGTGIGIAIIDSGIASTHESLRGRVVAAVDFVSVRERGNDGYGHGTHVAGIAAGNVTTRAGRFSGVAPGAHVVNLRVLDAKGHGTTSDVIAAIDWAIANRRAYKLRVVNLSLGKPVLESWADDPLVQAVERASRAGLVVVASAGNLGTLPDGTRVRDSITSPGNAPSAITVGAIDTMGTVARSDDRVTDWSSRGLTAIDGFMKPDLAAPGRRIVSAGAAQSTLAQKDGAVSTGSGQRFYLRLSGTSMAAAMVSGAAALVLQANPSLKPHQVKAVLQLTSQRVAESGVAAAGAGAINVVSAVSASRRGLQNLPTTNIAGETIERSGLTFAAKAGANTLVWGDTLVWGDTLVWGDTLVWGDTLVWGDTLVWGDTLVWGDTLVWGDTLVWGDTLVWGDTLVWGDTLVWGD; the protein is encoded by the coding sequence ATGTTCTCCCTCCGTTCGACCCTCCCTTCGCCCATCCAGCGCACCGTCGTCTGGGTGTCCATCGCCTTTCTGATGCTGGTGCTGTCGTCGCCTCTGCATGCTCAGGGCCATCGCGCGCGCCTGTCGAGGGGGCTGGTGGACAAGGTGGGTGCCGGTGCCGCACGCGGGGTGATCGTCTCCGGGACGCCGGCGCAGATCCGCGACCTTGCGGCGCGGCATGGTCTGGTGGTCGAGAAGGTGCTGGAGACGGGGGCCGTCCTGAGAGTGGACAGGGCCGGCCTGTCGCGCCTGGCGAGCGACCCGGGCGTGCCAGCGGTGGCCGAGGACGCGCCGGTGGCAGCGCACATGGCGACCGAGGTGCAGGCGCTCGGTGCCGACCAGGCGTGGCGCGGGGCCTTCGGCCTGCCGGGTGTGGACGGGACGGGCATTGGCATCGCGATCATCGATTCGGGGATTGCGTCGACGCACGAATCGCTGCGCGGCCGCGTAGTGGCGGCCGTGGATTTCGTCTCCGTGCGTGAGCGCGGGAACGACGGCTACGGCCACGGTACGCACGTGGCGGGCATCGCGGCGGGTAACGTGACGACGCGTGCGGGTCGCTTCAGCGGTGTGGCGCCAGGCGCGCACGTGGTGAACCTGCGTGTGCTCGACGCGAAGGGACACGGCACGACGAGCGACGTGATCGCGGCGATCGACTGGGCCATCGCGAACCGTCGCGCGTACAAGCTGCGCGTGGTCAACCTGTCGCTCGGCAAGCCGGTGCTGGAGAGCTGGGCCGACGATCCGCTCGTGCAGGCGGTGGAGCGTGCGAGTCGCGCGGGGCTCGTGGTGGTGGCGTCGGCGGGCAACCTCGGCACGCTGCCCGATGGCACACGCGTGCGCGACAGCATCACCTCGCCGGGCAACGCGCCGTCGGCGATCACCGTGGGCGCGATCGACACGATGGGCACCGTGGCGCGCAGTGACGACCGCGTGACCGACTGGAGTTCGCGTGGCCTCACGGCGATCGACGGGTTCATGAAGCCCGACCTCGCGGCGCCGGGCCGCCGCATAGTGTCGGCGGGTGCCGCGCAGAGCACGCTCGCGCAGAAGGACGGCGCGGTTTCGACCGGGTCCGGCCAGCGCTTCTACCTGCGGTTGTCGGGCACGAGCATGGCGGCGGCGATGGTGTCAGGTGCCGCGGCGCTGGTGCTCCAGGCCAACCCGTCGCTCAAGCCGCACCAGGTGAAGGCAGTGCTCCAGCTCACCTCGCAGCGCGTCGCCGAATCCGGCGTCGCCGCCGCCGGCGCCGGCGCTATCAACGTCGTCTCTGCTGTGTCGGCTTCCCGACGCGGGTTGCAGAATTTGCCAACGACAAACATCGCCGGCGAGACAATCGAGCGCAGTGGTCTGACCTTCGCCGCGAAAGCCGGCGCGAACACGCTCGTGTGGGGCGACACCCTGGTATGGGGTGACACGCTCGTGTGGGGGGACACCTTGGTGTGGGGCGACACGCTCGTCTGGGGCGATACCTTGGTGTGGGGTGACACGCTCGTGTGGGGGGATACCTTGGTGTGGGGTGACACGCTCGTGTGGGGCGACACCCTGGTATGGGGTGACACGCTCGTGTGGGGCGATACCTTGGTGTGGGGCGACTGA